Sequence from the Hoplias malabaricus isolate fHopMal1 chromosome 10, fHopMal1.hap1, whole genome shotgun sequence genome:
TCATACTACTATTCAATAAGATGAGCAAAGACTGACCAATCAGCAGCTCGGTGTCAGATTGGAAGGGCAGAGGGGTAGAATTGAAAACTACCAATCCATTTGACCCTGCCCAGTCACTTACTATCAAATGTCATCAGGCCCCTTATTGTGGTGCTATTCAAAGGTACGACCCACGGGCTTCATCCCAGCGGCCCGAATAACCAGGGGCCACAGATTAGCTTTTataaaacatccatccatccattatctgtaaccgcttatccaatttagggtcgcggggggtccagagcctacctggaatcatcgggcacaaggcgggaatacaccctggaggggacgccagtccttcacagggcaacacagacacacacacattcactcacacctacggacactttcgagtcaccaatccacctgcaatgtgtgttttttggactgtgggaggaaaccggagcacccggaggaaacccacgcggacacggggagaacacaccaactcctcacagacagtcacccggagctggaatcgaacccacaacctccaggcccctggagctgtgtgactgcgacactacctgctgcgccaccgtgccgcccttttataaaacataaatgttTAATACGTTTTTTTAATATGTACTTTTTGTGAATAAGAATGATAAACTTCATGCTTACAAACCACTGATTCTTTAATTCATATTAACAAATGAAAATTGATTAATGTTCTGCTCTAATTCTGATTGGTGACTTTACGCTACGCTGTGTGAATGTTGAAGCTAGCGCGTTGTCAAcgaaatataaacacaagaacAGGAGTTAGTCCAGTGGTAAAGTGGACTTGTGGTCGATAGTGGCTGAAATGCTCAcaagaaacacaaaaaaacGACTGAATATTCAGAGCTGTACCGTACCTGAAGTCGCCTTCCCTCGGAGCCATTAAAGAGTGATGTGTCGAACAGTGGACCCTGCCCAGTGCGGGGGACAATGCTAGGACAGGAGGACAGGTATAGGCAACGTCAGGAGGACTTTGatataattgttttaaatttagtatgaccagacgtcctcttttacccggacatgtcctcttttttagacttaaaaaaatgtccgggcggaatttcacaaacgtccgggattttgtttaattttgtagagtTTAcacagaacttcgagaagcgtttcgtacacaaactagtcccgccctccactactccgattggttcgcttgagtgagaagggggcgtggtgaagtagtctaaaatcttctgattggacggtctgactgtagcgctaccgttattggtcgataaccttctctgtaaacatttaattggtcctACTGTATAATATAGAAACAAGTCCAAACATGAATGGGGTTATCAtgctttaataataaatatattagcaCATCTGATACAAACAAATATTGCACGTAGCTCAGGCACATAACAAGTGTCAATTGTACTGTAGCAGTGACTCTCTTTAGGAAGTAGCCAGGTTCACAAACAGACATGTTGAACACCAACTCAGGAGAAGATTATCTTCACTGAACACAAACAGTGACTAAGCTTTGGCTGTAGGTTTAAGTTCTTCAGGAACAAACATAAATGCAAAAAAgttacaataataaataaaataagaactACAATATCTGACAGTCAACTCCAtttccactcattcactctaCAAAAAGCAAGAAACGGACTATCTGGTAAAGCACAGCACAGCAACATGACCACCTACCCAGATGATCAGGTCATGGCAAAGAGCAGTACAAActtgtgaggaaaaaaaaacaagacaaacataAATCCCCTCAAGTTCACCATTTTTGCCTGAATTCATGGCAACTACACAGTGCAAAGTGGGAGATgagaataataattaaaataaataaataaataaaaagtacaaCCCTACACAAAAcgtacaaaaacaaagaaaagaaaaaaaacctaaatTGATGTCTAAGTGCTTTTGTTAGCTGTGCAGACAGGTGAAAACCATTACATATGTGTGACATGGCGGAGAGAGTGCAGTCCCATAATGCAACAGCCACGGATCAAAGCTGCAATGTTGTACACCGGTGCCCCGCCAACGACACCATGCTGAGAGTAAAGCCAGGCCACTGTAGGCAGAACCGGTGCTGCCACTGCGACCAGATCAAACAGGAAGCTGTTGCTCCAGTGGCTTTTCCCCACTACAGCCTTACTCACATTGCTTGTATGCTTTGCATCAAAGTCCAGCTCTTCCATAAACCCTGGATCCATCTCAGATTCTAAGCTTTGGGTTGATCCACCAGGATCTTGTGAAATCACCATTGTGGTTGGGGCAGGATCATCAGGAATGTAGTCAGACATCTTTACCAGGTTTGCATCCTGAGTTTGTGGCAGCACATCATTTTTGATTGACTGCTCTTCTTGGAGAATGATAGTTTCTTGTGCTTTGGGTAACTTTTGGGGAAGGTTGGATGTGGGAGTCATAATGCCTGAGAATCCGGTGTTTTGGAGTTTAATGAGCTGCAGGAgcagggcctggagatcaggtGTGTAAAAGAGGTCATCAGTCTGGACTGCCTTTTCTTCACAACTTTGCTGCTTTTCAGCAGACATCTCACTGGACATTTGAGCTTTCATGCTCTTCTCCATGTCCTCTGAGGCACTCTGAAGCAAAGTGGACAATCCTGGTGGCTGGTTCAGGAGCTTGTCTCTGCAGTCCTGGCTGGACTCCACAGCCGTGGACATCAGAACCTTCTCCACAATATCCATCTGGTTGGCTGTCTCATTAACAATCAGCCCACTGTCTGTCATTTTCTCCATGGCCTGATCTTCTGCCTGCTGGTCATCCTCCAATTTCCTTACAGGGGGTCTTTCTGGAGAGTCACAGATGAAGTCCAGAGTTGGCTCATCATTTAGGTTGGCACCACTTTGAGCAAGCTCCATGCTGTGTAGCAGGGACTCAAGCTTTCTGTTCTGGATGTTTATATCAATAAAATACTTCTGAATGCCCTTGTCCTTCTCCATCAGACTATTCTTCATGGTCTCCACTACTTGCCGGAGTTGCTTAATCTCTTTGCGTGCCTCTTTGAGGGCCAACTGTGCCTCGACACGGTGACACTCCTCTTCGATCCAATCCTCACGCATCCGGCCCAACTGAGACTTCAACTCCTGAACCTCAGAGTCCCTGTTCAATTGGGAAACAGTCACTTTTATTCAATCGAATTCATTGCTGGAGCTTGTATGAAAGAAATGCATAAACAATACTTACCGGTCATGAACTGTTTGCTCAGAATCCCTAAGCTGGGTCCTCAGGTGCCTGATGGTCACCTCTTTCTGCTGTAGAGGGGTCAAGTATTGCTCTGGGTTGGGGGGCTTGATGCCATGATTGTCACCGCATGAATGATAGCGTCCAGCAGTGGGTCTCCTGCAAAGAATGCATTATCTGTCAGGTTTGACTCATCTGGCATATAATATACAAATGAAAAAGCAATAACTGAACAATAATctcaaggaaaaaaaacagcaacataATCAAAGAGAATATTAGAAATAATTATTCCTATATTGGGATCTAAATTTAAGGCAATCCAGGGCAGTTATGCCACTTGTGACATTCTACTCATGTTATCAGAATAACTACATGCCAGAACATTTTTTGAAtaagaaaagaaagggaaaagcAGTGTATGAACCAGCTTTAAAATATAGATTGGAGCTTTGTGTAGCAGGCAGCAGTGGTGCGACTGGAGCATGAGAAGCTTGtgactttctgatttggctttgAAGTCAGATTTGCATCTCTGCTTGAAATAGAGCAGTGTGAATGAGGATGCAGCAGGCAGTCAGGCTTTTTTAAGCAACACAATGCATGTACAGCTATTAATGATAAAATGCAGATGTACATTTTGCATGCTTAAGAACAGAGTCGTTGACAAAGAAGTAACATTTATTAGTTGTTCTGCATATCCATGTACATCCTTGAAAATGAGCTCTGGTTTTGACACCGATGCAGCCTTGGCACAATGCTACAATTCTAATCCTCCACCAAAATATGGCAAAACTGAAACAAGAGCGAGGAGAGCTTTCAGACTGAATACATGAAATATTCATGACCCACAAAAAGGCTTTGAATAAGCCTCAGTAGCCAAGTAAGGACAGAATCTTGAATCTCCTCAAAGCTTAGCAGAGACCAACCATGACTGATCTAATTCAGCTCTTCACATAGATATGGCAGAATTGATCATGCCATACTGAAGAACTTCAGGGGGACCTTAAATCTTACCTGCTAGTGGGGCTAGAGTTGCAGCAGACAGTTGAGGAAAAGGTGCTTTTAGGGGGTGTCCTGTAAGGGGCATATAATTCTGCATCACGGGGGGCTGAGGGACTTCCCGGAGGCTTAAATACAGGCTGGCTTCTGATTTGGGGCAAGCGACTGGACAACAAGAAAACAGTCTCTGATTAAATTCTAGAAGATTGCTCCAAAtacctttatttttaacttttacagcaataaaaattctgataaaactataTAAATGTTGAATTAGGAAGTAATATATAATCTGAAGGTAAAACAGCTAGTTTACCTGCGTGAAGTGCAGCTCTTCTTGCCTGTAGAGTTGTTGCCTGTTGTCTCACGGGTCTTGAAGCTtccagtgctgctggaggagcTGAAGTCTGCCTCGCTGCCTGCAGCATATAATACAGAGCATTGTAGAGATGTACAACTTAGGCTGTTTGTCTATTTCTAGGTGCAGACTAACACTCCATTGTAGTATTTCAATATATGTGAGTACTATTTGGCCTTCCATGCCCATACTGCTCCCtgctaaaaacatttaaatttaatgaacaaaatgaaaacaacaaaaaaaaaaaaaacactttatacaAACTTACCTTATATTCTGattataacaaataaacatGTGCTCTTAAACTAATCAGAAAATTCTCACAAAAGCTTATATTCCTACCTGAGAAGCATCTCTTTCCTTTGGACAAAACCATAATAACATGTGCACTTCAAACTTGTgacaaagaacaaaaacaaacaactgcTAAACCAAGCAGTTCCTCAGTGTTGTGAAAAAGTTTGACTGTTGGTGGAGTCGTTCAGCCAATGAGGTAAGTTAACTATTTCCAATTACACTGATTGGCCATCTGTCACCAGGTAGGCTAACCCAACCCCAACACAGCCTCTCTGAGAGCTCACAATCAGGCAACACCTGGTGGGGGTATTCCACAAAACAGGAtctctcagtttagccagataacttaaaaAGATTCCAGCCTGAGGAagattcctattggacagtcctgAAATTTGGGGTTAAGTTAACCAGcaaactgagaaatccttctTTCTGGAATACCCACCTTGCTGCTCCATGGCTTGGAGAATGGGCAAGTTTTATCCTggtacaaacaaaaaaatgttatttatttagtctATTTCTGCATCAAATTTTCTGTGCAAATTGCAGGTGATAAATGAGAATGTGTAAATGAAAAGGTAATTAGATTCCTTTaaactgactctcactggcttGAAGAAACACCTCCATGTGTTGTCATTCCTGTCAAATATTCTTGACAAATTTTGGGTTTGTCCAcatcttttattttgaaagttgTGGCTTGTTTCAAAGTCTAATTTTCACTGATAAagaaattttgttacatttttttaatagcaAATAGTAATGCTTTTAGGCATTTTTCAGAGGTATGTGAATGTAGTGTTAGGTCTTGCCCAAGGTCTTCATATATATCCCATCTATTTTTCTCTCACCTCTGTGCAGCGTAGAGGGGCGTTGCTGCTCCCTCTTGTGCTTCTGTGCTGGACCCCTCCACTCAGGCTTCAGACTGACACGAACACTCTTGACCATGGCCTTTCGCTCTCCTGATTGAGGTGACCCCAGGGGGCTGGTATCCGAGCCAGATGGGGTCTTAGCTGGAGACGCGCACTGACTGCTTGGGCATCCTGTGTCATCTGAGAACATGAACAACTGCAGTTACTGTAATAAGGCTAAAGCATGATGTTGTTCTTAACACGTACTGTCATTTTCAGCAATGTTTACAAGATATATTTTACAGGACAGACTTGATTTTAATCTCTGTAACCACTCGCATAAAACAAGACAAGTGGAAGTGAAAGAGTGATACAGCACTGCATCTAGCAAGTCAAGTCAGCATACCTGATGAGAAGCTGTTGGGACTGATGGTTCTCTTCGAGTGCTCTGTGCTGATGTCACAGTCTTTGCTCTCCTCCTCGGAAAATGGCAGCTCAGAAATAGGCAGTCCTTTCGGACGGAAGGGCTGAAGGACAAGGCGGGGAATGCGACTGCGCGAGTTTGCCTTCCCTGATGACTTCTTTATCTGTAATGGAGGCTAAATCAATTACTGAGaactctgcagtgtttttttatattattattatttctg
This genomic interval carries:
- the sybu gene encoding syntabulin isoform X1, translated to MVPFQDYEIKKSSGKANSRSRIPRLVLQPFRPKGLPISELPFSEEESKDCDISTEHSKRTISPNSFSSDDTGCPSSQCASPAKTPSGSDTSPLGSPQSGERKAMVKSVRVSLKPEWRGPAQKHKREQQRPSTLHRGSEADFSSSSSTGSFKTRETTGNNSTGKKSCTSRSRLPQIRSQPVFKPPGSPSAPRDAELYAPYRTPPKSTFSSTVCCNSSPTSRRPTAGRYHSCGDNHGIKPPNPEQYLTPLQQKEVTIRHLRTQLRDSEQTVHDRDSEVQELKSQLGRMREDWIEEECHRVEAQLALKEARKEIKQLRQVVETMKNSLMEKDKGIQKYFIDINIQNRKLESLLHSMELAQSGANLNDEPTLDFICDSPERPPVRKLEDDQQAEDQAMEKMTDSGLIVNETANQMDIVEKVLMSTAVESSQDCRDKLLNQPPGLSTLLQSASEDMEKSMKAQMSSEMSAEKQQSCEEKAVQTDDLFYTPDLQALLLQLIKLQNTGFSGIMTPTSNLPQKLPKAQETIILQEEQSIKNDVLPQTQDANLVKMSDYIPDDPAPTTMVISQDPGGSTQSLESEMDPGFMEELDFDAKHTSNVSKAVVGKSHWSNSFLFDLVAVAAPVLPTVAWLYSQHGVVGGAPVYNIAALIRGCCIMGLHSLRHVTHM
- the sybu gene encoding syntabulin isoform X2, encoding MVLSKGKRCFSGSEADFSSSSSTGSFKTRETTGNNSTGKKSCTSRSRLPQIRSQPVFKPPGSPSAPRDAELYAPYRTPPKSTFSSTVCCNSSPTSRRPTAGRYHSCGDNHGIKPPNPEQYLTPLQQKEVTIRHLRTQLRDSEQTVHDRDSEVQELKSQLGRMREDWIEEECHRVEAQLALKEARKEIKQLRQVVETMKNSLMEKDKGIQKYFIDINIQNRKLESLLHSMELAQSGANLNDEPTLDFICDSPERPPVRKLEDDQQAEDQAMEKMTDSGLIVNETANQMDIVEKVLMSTAVESSQDCRDKLLNQPPGLSTLLQSASEDMEKSMKAQMSSEMSAEKQQSCEEKAVQTDDLFYTPDLQALLLQLIKLQNTGFSGIMTPTSNLPQKLPKAQETIILQEEQSIKNDVLPQTQDANLVKMSDYIPDDPAPTTMVISQDPGGSTQSLESEMDPGFMEELDFDAKHTSNVSKAVVGKSHWSNSFLFDLVAVAAPVLPTVAWLYSQHGVVGGAPVYNIAALIRGCCIMGLHSLRHVTHM